From the Thermococcus sp. 18S1 genome, one window contains:
- a CDS encoding LEA type 2 family protein produces the protein MVVVILLGGLYVYSEYEKRAALQNCEITLSDVRVASIGLTGAKLEIVFRIYNPNDVTATLDRIEYELYGNGEFLGYGYIDRSVDIPARSIRYVSSEFTLDYGGALKTIWSALKRGDVDWRVKGTLHIDTPIGTLDVPFEERA, from the coding sequence GTGGTAGTGGTTATTCTCTTGGGTGGCCTCTATGTTTATTCTGAATACGAGAAGAGGGCCGCATTACAGAATTGTGAAATAACACTGTCCGATGTCAGGGTTGCAAGTATCGGGCTGACAGGAGCAAAGTTGGAGATCGTGTTCAGAATCTACAATCCCAATGACGTGACTGCCACTCTGGACAGGATAGAATACGAGCTTTATGGGAATGGAGAGTTCCTTGGATATGGCTACATTGATAGGTCCGTAGACATTCCAGCACGTAGCATTAGATACGTGTCCAGTGAGTTCACCCTGGATTATGGAGGGGCCTTGAAGACAATTTGGAGCGCTCTGAAGAGGGGAGACGTGGATTGGAGGGTTAAAGGAACGCTTCATATTGACACTCCGATCGGAACCCTTGACGTACCATTCGAAGAAAGAGCATGA
- a CDS encoding transglutaminase-like domain-containing protein has protein sequence MRRKALALSLLVILLASVVSGCIGGGGTKTITVTKTIGPEEDTSTPTSSASPSSMATETHTTTSEAMATETVTPPEDKNVIQADCSEDSWKNDYEQAIVCGVQEGFRDLVVPSDFGVHTNNKTKVPLEFAEFLGNKIYLDVKKENQSMIQGEYFGIQTPIELLMHRKGTYADFAIAGAYVFLYEGLDTYVIYIKTEKGIGLFPGFRFKEKYYDRIFVVYWPYLIPITLGGTVELLNIAGDPVQEIKLYHLWRDGGSVKAKLETSVEPGPLIPAYLTSASSDYFDNQGWVKLDMMEKLPEVLQQDNPQCKYVESTDDIYYRNLKEYEVNVPLMLYLYSKTYQDQWTDILAKAAYEYLKQQGFDVQKCRKFTLLDVSPSVFVKGGMYIRIYAEMPES, from the coding sequence ATGCGGAGGAAGGCCCTGGCCCTGAGCCTCTTAGTAATTTTATTGGCCTCAGTCGTCAGTGGCTGCATCGGCGGCGGAGGAACAAAGACCATTACAGTTACCAAAACCATCGGGCCAGAAGAAGACACGAGCACGCCAACAAGCTCGGCAAGTCCAAGTTCAATGGCTACTGAGACGCATACGACAACAAGCGAAGCTATGGCTACCGAAACTGTCACACCCCCGGAAGACAAAAACGTAATTCAAGCGGACTGCAGTGAAGATTCATGGAAGAACGACTATGAACAAGCGATTGTATGCGGAGTCCAAGAGGGGTTCAGAGATTTAGTTGTACCTAGTGATTTTGGAGTTCACACTAACAACAAAACTAAGGTACCATTAGAGTTTGCAGAGTTTTTGGGGAACAAAATATATCTTGACGTTAAGAAAGAGAACCAAAGCATGATTCAAGGAGAGTACTTCGGCATACAGACCCCCATTGAGTTGCTGATGCATCGAAAAGGGACTTACGCTGATTTTGCTATAGCCGGAGCCTATGTATTCCTGTATGAAGGCTTAGATACTTATGTCATCTATATAAAGACTGAAAAGGGCATTGGGCTATTTCCAGGCTTCAGATTCAAAGAAAAATACTACGACAGAATCTTCGTCGTGTACTGGCCATACCTTATTCCCATAACCCTCGGCGGAACAGTAGAATTACTAAATATTGCTGGTGACCCCGTGCAAGAAATAAAACTCTACCATCTATGGCGTGATGGGGGAAGCGTCAAAGCCAAACTTGAAACAAGCGTAGAACCCGGCCCCCTAATCCCCGCGTACTTAACCTCCGCCAGCTCAGACTACTTCGATAATCAAGGATGGGTGAAGCTCGACATGATGGAGAAGCTTCCAGAAGTCCTACAGCAGGATAACCCTCAATGTAAGTATGTCGAGAGCACAGATGACATCTACTACCGGAACCTCAAAGAATACGAGGTTAACGTGCCCTTAATGCTTTACCTCTATAGTAAGACCTATCAAGACCAATGGACCGATATCCTTGCCAAGGCCGCCTATGAATACCTGAAACAGCAGGGGTTCGACGTGCAAAAATGCAGGAAATTCACGCTTCTCGATGTCTCTCCGTCGGTCTTCGTGAAAGGAGGCATGTACATCAGAATCTACGCGGAAATGCCTGAATCATAA
- a CDS encoding DUF6516 family protein: MSRIPLVVAIFEDRHSRALPPRNKAFKLLLSNATFLKNIERRLARYGIIQEVTFKPRPPATPDDNLEYQAKITFTTGHVLYIIDRFIEHDCNGKTIFQRKFSAYLRDTLGHELVGWDNFHDEPTFQSWPLHMHGRGHTEPIPSKEQSLPEVMQTVITKYITPYILGGHIR; this comes from the coding sequence GTGAGCAGAATCCCCTTAGTGGTGGCCATTTTTGAGGATAGACACTCAAGAGCCCTCCCACCCCGAAACAAAGCTTTTAAGCTTCTCCTGAGCAACGCAACCTTTCTAAAAAACATCGAACGCCGATTAGCCCGTTACGGGATAATCCAAGAGGTTACCTTTAAACCACGACCGCCCGCCACACCCGACGACAACCTGGAGTACCAGGCCAAAATAACGTTCACAACCGGCCACGTTCTCTACATCATCGACCGCTTCATTGAACACGACTGCAATGGAAAAACCATATTCCAGCGCAAATTCTCAGCCTACCTAAGAGATACCCTCGGTCATGAACTCGTCGGATGGGACAACTTCCACGACGAACCAACCTTCCAATCCTGGCCCCTCCACATGCACGGCAGAGGCCACACAGAACCGATACCAAGCAAAGAACAGAGCCTTCCTGAGGTAATGCAAACCGTAATAACCAAATACATAACCCCCTACATCCTCGGCGGGCACATACGCTGA